The Candidozyma auris chromosome 1, complete sequence genome includes a region encoding these proteins:
- a CDS encoding dolichol kinase — MARRKDPKKAQKSASARTTASVFQNYSEETNPEPISQPTEKPAPQREVLTDDPSQYNFPWNVIYEFQDFLNLYMDFCKAAQIMTVLYIGQIFYVHSTKMNDFNTLSSVGFSMLGAILALWLNHRSMLNKHKEQPERFKEPVLPDFNTMYAFVIPTLSFVLLGDVKSPFFQVNLALNNFAIKNLHVVAKMLSSFVFYYIYNDSESVDVLSFLRVIFTYFAFEYILDNWNELSDELETSVKLTTMLPAEIHMICVLMVNLLYNFDVRTMPFALVLFRELLMALIVASFVSYQLYWVYLRMQQNALRKTLAVLIAVVFCAVFYFAMDMLFKRELHDQNPVLWLVYYILQSEERLHLIGYWIVCLLVAIPIIFGMAYNNYISLNIRRKVWHFMLVICLGYPAFVTQPEFTAIALLGSLVVFMVIEMIRCTRITFLGEFLYTELRFFQDEKDLKGPLNLSYIFLLAGVAGPLAYGYVLGDVVNLRSYIGLVTLGLGDSLASIVGKKFGKIKWKGASRTLEGTITFMVVTFASFVVIDFYLLPEENRVKNWENTFIVAMVAGILEGSATLNDNILIPCMVTLTYDLLNRTF, encoded by the coding sequence ATGGCTAGAAGAAAGGACCCAAAGAAGGCCCAAAAGTCGGCCTCGGCTAGAACCACGGCCTCTGTTTTTCAGAACTACAGCGAAGAGACCAATCCAGAACCCATTTCTCAACCCACGGAGAAACCAGCTCCACAAAGAGAAGTTTTGACGGATGACCCTTCTCAGTACAATTTTCCATGGAACGTGATCTACGAATTTCAAGATTTCTTGAACCTTTACATGGACTTCTGCAAAGCTGCCCAAATCATGACAGTACTATACATTGGCCAGATATTCTATGTCCACTCCACCAAAATGAACGACTTCAACACATTGTCCTCTGTCGGGTTCAGTATGCTAGGTGCAATTTTGGCCTTATGGCTTAACCACCGCTCCATGTTGAACAAGCACAAGGAGCAGCCAGAAAGGTTCAAAGAGCCCGTGTTGCCTGATTTCAACACCATGTATGCGTTTGTCATTCCAACGTTGCTGTTTGTTCTTTTGGGAGACGTCAAATCGCCCTTTTTCCAAGTGAACTTGGCATTGAACAACTTTGCCATCAAGAACCTTCatgtggttgcaaaaatgctCTCGTCGTTTGTTTTTTACTACATCTACAACGACAGCGAGTCTGTGGACGTTTTGTCCTTTCTTCGAGTGATCTTCACTTATTTTGCATTCGAATACATTTTGGATAACTGGAATGAGTTAAGCGACGAGTTGGAAACCTCAGTGAAATTGACTACGATGTTGCCCGCAGAGATCCACATGATCTGTGTTCTCATGGTCAATTTGTTGTACAATTTTGATGTTAGAACAATGCCCTTTGCTTTGGTGCTTTTCCGTGAACTTCTTATGGCCCTCATCGTGGCAAGTTTCGTCTCGTATCAGTTGTACTGGGTCTATTTGAGAATGCAGCAAAACGCTCTCAGAAAGACCCTTGCAGTGTTGATAGCTGTTGTGTTCTGTGCTGTATTCTACTTCGCCATGGATatgcttttcaaaagagagtTGCACGACCAGAACCCCGTCTTGTGGCTCGTCTATTACATTTTGCAATCGGAAGAACGTTTGCACTTGATCGGGTACTGGATTGTTTGTCTTTTAGTGGCCATTCCGATTATTTTTGGCATGGCTTACAACAACTATATCAGCCTCAACATCCGCAGAAAAGTGTGGCATTTTATGTTAGTAATCTGCTTGGGGTACCCAGCGTTTGTTACCCAACCCGAATTCACAGCGATCGCTTTGTTGGGATCTCTTGTTGTGTTTATGGTGATTGAAATGATCCGTTGCACCAGAATCACTTTCCTAGGAGAGTTCTTGTATACCGAGTTGAGGTTTTTCCAGGACGAAAAAGACCTCAAGGGCCCACTCAACTTGTCGTACattttccttcttgctgGTGTTGCTGGTCCCTTAGCATACGGCTACGTGCTTGGAGACGTGGTCAATTTAAGATCTTACATTGGACTTGTTACCCTCGGGTTGGGCGACTCCCTTGCGTCGATCGTAGGAAAGAAGTTCGGCAAGATCAAATGGAAAGGTGCTCTGAGAACGTTGGAAGGCACCATCACGTTCATGGTGGTTACCTTTGCGTCGTTCGTCGTCATTGACTTCTACCTTTTGCCGGAAGAAAACAGAGTCAAAAATTGGGAAAACACCTTTATTGTCGCCATGGTGGCTGGAATCCTCGAAGGTTCAGCTACCCTCAACGACAACATCTTGATCCCATGCATGGTCACTTTAACCTACGATCTCCTCAACCGGACGTTCTAG
- the CDC24 gene encoding Rho family guanine nucleotide exchange factor CDC24, with product MDKPHPPFRSFSSASSTSVNSSSTNISRVPSGPLLSSNMSLNRTSSAQDHLYHKAKVMLRAMAKIDGMAPYLNAAYTAAERCAEQQALALPQQLQSDGSSSNAFRVSVGSAGFSIHSNQSVDKKGERNQICIFTFTAGVLPTSISTDPVTELSKLFQQGIPLCLLYNAAFPNAPIKYVASDDIKSTKSNILGLSMAYQSNKESDPSLYVSASEVLSDSTHDLLKIMKLVNSLLEKAGVSTDDASIPDIGELKLTDDKQKVFRELVQTERKYLSDLELLLEYRNELANSADISSEQLHLLFPNLKDIVDFHRRILNGFECNYNVPTKYQRIGSIFLHASNGPFKAYEPWTINQVAAIELINREAATLRKASSILDPGFELQSYIIKPIQRLCKYPLLIKELIKAYSDCSDTECYLELQRASIALKDVANQVNEAQRRAENAGFCQSLMERVNNWRGFSLKDQGELLYHTPVAVKAKDGATEKEYIACLFEQILFFFSEVPSHESKHKEKKMREFLTSRKKSNSGMSNSTANLLENLNSVKEKTSLELKCRVYVSEIYQVASLNLPGYWLLISWRMSEDRGKGEFRLRYRTEEARSQWETCLKQLKDYECDPRHRTALDSRGSQGALDFYEYGYNDSMSHPSRYDGAPSNQRVNSSASGMSLMKSSRNQPHSSRVSGSSMNGQQSHNESGSYGHLIAIKLIYDDKTIEQPLIIPSGASFFELHSRISSHIASSSGVDDDVVISKLKYTDEDGDLVVMGSDDDWQVAVDMLDEIFDADDSNKSLTIIVV from the coding sequence ATGGACAAACCGCATCCTCCATTCAGGTCCTTCTCGTCGGCCTCCTCCACCAGCGTCAACCTGAGCTCCACAAACATCTCCCGCGTGCCCTCGGGCCCGCTTCTATCGCTGAACATGCTGCTCAACCGAACCTCGTCTGCTCAGGATCACTTGTACCATAAAGCCAAGGTCATGCTACGGGCAATGGCCAAGATCGACGGAATGGCGCCCTACTTGAACGCAGCTTACACGGCAGCTGAGCGGTGTGCTGAGCAGCAGGCGTTGGCGTTGCCTCAGCAGCTTCAGAGCGACGGATCGAGCTCCAATGCCTTCAGGGTGAGTGTGGGCTCTGCAGGGTTTTCGATTCATTCGAATCAGAGCGTCGACAAGAAGGGGGAGAGGAACCAGATTTGCATCTTCACATTCACCGCAGGCGTGCTTCCTACAAGCATTAGCACTGACCCGGTGACTGAGCTATCGAAGTTATTTCAACAGGGAATTCCTTTGTGCTTGTTGTACAATGCTGCGTTCCCCAATGCGCCAATCAAATACGTCGCCAGTGATGATATCAAGTCTACAAAATCGAATATTCTCGGCCTCAGTATGGCCTACCAAAGTAACAAGGAGCTGGATCCCTCCCTTTACGTCAGCGCCTCCGAAGTTCTCCTGGACAGCACGCATGATCTCCTCAAAATAATGAAGTTGGTTAATTCTttgcttgaaaaagctgGGGTCTCGACTGATGATGCCAGTATACCCGACATTGGTGAGCTAAAGCTTACCGACGACAAGCAAAAAGTGTTTAGGGAGTTGGTACAAACTGAACGAAAGTATCTCTCTGATCTCGAGCTACTTCTAGAGTACAGAAACGAACTCGCAAATTCTGCTGATATATCTAGCGAGCAGCTCCATCTACTATTTCCAAACTTGAAGGATATTGTCGATTTCCACAGAAGAATTCTCAACGGGTTTGAGTGCAACTATAATGTTCCTACAAAATACCAGCGCATAGGCTCAATTTTTTTACATGCATCAAATGGTCCATTCAAGGCTTACGAGCCGTGGACCATAAATCAGGTCGCTGCCATCGAACTCATCAACCGTGAAGCCGCAACACTTCGCAAGGCTTCATCTATTCTTGATCCTGGATTCGAGCTACAATCATACATCATCAAGCCTATTCAACGTCTTTGTAAGTACcccttgttgatcaaggagcttATCAAGGCCTACAGTGATTGCTCAGACACTGAATGCTATCTTGAGCTACAGCGTGCGAGTATCGCCTTGAAAGATGTTGCTAATCAGGTAAATGAAGCGCAGAGACGAGCAGAAAATGCCGGTTTCTGTCAGAGTTTAATGGAGCGAGTAAACAACTGGCGTGGTTTCTCACTCAAAGATCAAGGTGAACTCCTATACCATACTCCCGTTGCTGTAAAGGCGAAAGATGGGGCCACTGAAAAAGAGTACATTGCTTGTTTATTTGAGCAAATcttatttttcttcagcGAGGTTCCATCACATGAATCAAAGCataaggagaaaaaaatgagagaGTTCCTTACCTCACGGAAGAAGAGTAATAGCGGTATGTCTAACTCGACTGCAAATCTTTTGGAAAACCTCAATAGtgtcaaggagaagacGTCCCTCGAGTTGAAATGCAGAGTGTATGTCTCCGAGATATATCAAGTAGCCTCACTCAATTTGCCTGGCTATTGGCTTCTCATTTCTTGGAGAATGTCTGAAGATCGAGGGAAGGGAGAGTTTAGATTGCGTTACAGAACGGAAGAGGCCAGGTCACAATGGGAGACCTGCTTAAAGCAGCTCAAAGACTACGAATGTGATCCCCGTCACAGAACGGCTCTTGATTCCCGAGGTTCACAGGGAGCGCTTGACTTTTACGAGTACGGCTACAACGACTCGATGTCGCATCCTTCTCGTTATGACGGAGCCCCCTCCAATCAGAGAGTCAACTCGTCAGCTTCAGGgatgagtttgatgaagtcCAGCAGAAACCAGCCCCACTCATCACGGGTGTCTGGCTCATCTATGAACGGACAGCAATCGCACAATGAGTCTGGTTCTTATGGCCACTTGATTGCAATCAAATTAATTTATGACGATAAAACAATCGAGCAACCACTCATAATCCCTAGTGGGGCGTCATTTTTCGAGCTCCATCTGCGCATATCGTCCCACATAGCACTGAGCTCTGGAGTAGACGACGATGTTGTCATAAGCAAGCTCAAGTACACGGATGAAGACGGAGACCTTGTGGTCATGGGATCAGATGACGATTGGCAGGTTGCTGTGGATatgcttgatgagattttCGATGCTGACGACTCAAACAAATCGCTTACGATAATAGTTGTATAA